A region from the Lolium perenne isolate Kyuss_39 chromosome 4, Kyuss_2.0, whole genome shotgun sequence genome encodes:
- the LOC127348637 gene encoding homeobox-leucine zipper protein ROC6 yields the protein MTARFCATLCGAGPGGQPWSSVEEWRGKCAGGIGRTESFEVAVRVATLHTAANNAQGLQAGLVVSAATTVWLPGIPANHVYVYLCDGSRRADWDTFFNGVPVQQEDYFAPIQFPPHYAVSVLRPEAADGATHKKVMLQQMRGDQSCKLLAYAPIDEQALKQVMRGGSHAAVSLLPSGFVVLPDGRADERIHPGDNKRPFGSATTRYRNNDGCIVSVLFQRFLGGPAPQENITKYIIDQLGTLVSHSVVKIKEAVHARVVVTVTA from the exons ATGACCGCACGCTTCTGCGCCACCCTTTGTGGCGCCGGCCCAGGGGGGCAGCCATGGAGCAGCGTTGAGGAATGGCGCGGCAAATGTGCTGGTGGCATTGGCCGAACCGAGAGCTTCGAGGTGGCTGTGCGCGTCGCAACTCTGCACACTGCTGCTAACAATGCACAGGGACTGCAGGCTGGACTTGTGGTCTCCGCTGCCACCACCGTGTGGCTTCCTGGTATTCCGGCCAATCACGTCTATGTCTACCTCTGCGATGGGAGTCGCCGTGCCGACTGGGACACCTTCTTCAATGGCGTGCCTGTGCAGCAGGAGGACTATTTTGCGCCCATCCAGTTTCCTCCTCATTACGCCGTCTCCGTCCTCCGCCCTGAG GCTGCTGACGGAGCCACCCACAAGAAGGTGATGCTGCAGCAGATGCGCGGCGACCAATCGTGCAAGCTGCTCGCGTACGCTCCAATTGACGAGCAGGCCCTGAAGCAAGTCATGCGTGGAGGCAGCCACGCCGCTGTCTCTCTCCTGCCCTCCGGGTTTGTCGTCCTCCCTGACGGCCGCGCCGACGAGCGGATCCATCCAGGTGATAACAAGCGCCCCTTTGGTTCTGCCACCACGCGCTACAGGAACAACGATGGGTGTATCGTCTCCGTTCTGTTCCAGAGATTCCTGGGCGGACCAGCACCGCAGGAGAACATCACCAAGTACATCATCGACCAGCTCGGAACTCTGGTGTCCCATTCCGTCGTGAAGATCAAGGAAGCCGTCCATGCCAGAGTCGTCGTCACTGTCACCGCCTGA